A stretch of Desulfotalea psychrophila LSv54 DNA encodes these proteins:
- a CDS encoding TSUP family transporter, whose product MEGIDLSFQIFIFLFIVGAVAGLVDSIAGGGGLIALPALLFVGLPPQLALGTNKLQGCFGTFSASYNFVRTGHVSLRGASSGIIFTLLGAGLGAWLVQQLSAGFTQYLIPVMLCIVFLYIMLSPRLGFEERGAKMSIFAFSLVFGMSLGFYDGFFGPGTGSFWTMACMTMMGMNMTRASGYTKIMNFTQ is encoded by the coding sequence ATGGAAGGAATTGATCTGAGTTTTCAGATATTTATTTTTCTCTTTATTGTTGGTGCGGTGGCAGGACTTGTTGATTCTATAGCAGGAGGAGGTGGACTCATTGCCCTACCGGCCCTCCTCTTTGTCGGTCTGCCCCCACAGCTTGCTCTGGGAACCAATAAATTGCAGGGTTGTTTTGGCACTTTTTCTGCAAGCTATAACTTTGTTAGAACAGGCCATGTCTCCCTGCGCGGGGCCTCCTCGGGTATAATCTTTACCCTCTTGGGGGCTGGGCTTGGTGCTTGGCTTGTTCAGCAACTCTCAGCCGGTTTTACCCAGTACCTCATCCCGGTCATGCTCTGTATCGTTTTTCTCTATATCATGCTCTCTCCCCGCCTTGGTTTTGAAGAGAGGGGGGCCAAGATGTCGATATTTGCCTTTAGCCTGGTCTTTGGTATGTCTCTTGGTTTTTACGATGGATTTTTTGGTCCCGGCACAGGTTCTTTTTGGACAATGGCCTGCATGACCATGATGGGAATGAATATGACCCGAGCCTCGGGTTATACAAAGATAATGAACTTCACCCAGTAA
- a CDS encoding response regulator transcription factor produces MKVLVAEDELVTRLMVQVSLENWGYDVLEAKDGKEAMELFGRGEAPRIAIIDWEMPEVDGLEVCKRLREQESENPPYIILLTAHGSKNDILLGFDAGADDYITKPFNSDELRARVRVADRLVRSQDMLASTVTELKNAINQLDTLQDSLTVCEKCHKIEDIDEGTWHDYLELIEKNGEDRFIKTICPECEGKK; encoded by the coding sequence ATGAAAGTGCTTGTGGCAGAAGATGAACTTGTAACAAGACTAATGGTGCAGGTAAGTTTAGAAAATTGGGGCTACGACGTTCTGGAAGCTAAGGATGGAAAAGAGGCCATGGAGCTTTTTGGTCGTGGAGAGGCACCTAGGATTGCCATAATTGACTGGGAAATGCCCGAAGTTGATGGACTGGAAGTATGCAAAAGGCTGAGGGAACAGGAGAGCGAAAACCCTCCATATATTATACTGCTAACCGCTCACGGCAGCAAAAATGATATACTGCTTGGTTTTGATGCCGGCGCCGATGACTATATCACCAAACCCTTTAACAGTGATGAATTGCGGGCCAGAGTACGTGTTGCCGATCGCCTTGTTCGCAGTCAGGACATGCTTGCCTCCACCGTCACTGAATTAAAAAATGCCATCAATCAACTCGACACCCTGCAGGACAGCCTCACCGTCTGCGAAAAATGCCACAAAATTGAAGATATTGACGAGGGAACATGGCATGACTACCTTGAACTTATAGAAAAAAATGGTGAAGATCGTTTTATAAAAACCATTTGCCCAGAATGTGAAGGAAAAAAATAA
- a CDS encoding Na(+)-translocating NADH-quinone reductase subunit A has protein sequence MKTFCIKKGLNIPIKGVAGPQIRQGKVVDKIALIADDYVGLRPTMKVEVGDKVICGQLLFTDKQTPGIRFTAPAAGTISAINRGGKRKFLSLVIDLAKDLACTFLHPEDVYTSESIGDILIQSGLWTCFRTRPYGKIPGIETSPHSLFITASDSAPLAPLPQSIIAEYSDEYSEGLRQLRAYFSCPIYYCTNQEALLPAEELEGLDYNCFLGPHPAGLASTHIHFLDSASEDKTVWNISYQDVISIGYLFRTGRLMTERIIAITGPSARQPSLLRTHIGADIHQLCRDEGSGAGVRTISGSVLAGRQVTDEEHFLGRYHNQICMLEESADRSPFNWAMPGRDKFSARPIFASLFSKGKTFSMKTALYGGFRAIYPLGSHEQVMPLDILATPFLQAISNHNTSKAKDLGCLELIEEDLALCSFVCPGKNEFASVLRGVLASIEQGD, from the coding sequence ATGAAAACCTTTTGTATAAAAAAAGGTCTTAATATTCCCATTAAAGGTGTTGCTGGGCCGCAAATACGGCAGGGAAAAGTTGTAGATAAAATAGCTTTGATTGCCGATGATTATGTTGGCCTGAGGCCAACTATGAAGGTTGAGGTTGGTGATAAGGTTATCTGCGGTCAACTTCTCTTTACCGATAAGCAAACGCCCGGTATTCGCTTCACCGCCCCGGCAGCAGGCACGATCAGCGCAATTAACAGGGGGGGGAAACGTAAATTTCTCTCTCTGGTGATTGATCTCGCCAAGGATCTTGCCTGTACATTTCTTCACCCTGAAGATGTTTATACGTCTGAAAGTATTGGTGATATTCTTATTCAGTCTGGACTGTGGACATGCTTTCGGACCCGGCCCTATGGCAAGATTCCCGGCATAGAGACAAGCCCCCATTCACTTTTTATTACGGCAAGTGATAGTGCACCTCTGGCTCCCTTGCCCCAGAGCATTATCGCTGAATACAGCGATGAGTATAGTGAGGGACTCAGGCAGCTTCGGGCATATTTCTCCTGTCCCATATATTACTGTACCAATCAGGAGGCGTTGCTCCCCGCCGAGGAACTGGAGGGGCTTGATTACAACTGTTTTCTGGGGCCTCATCCGGCAGGACTTGCCTCGACTCATATTCATTTTCTTGACTCCGCCAGCGAAGATAAGACCGTCTGGAATATATCCTATCAGGATGTTATTTCCATTGGTTATCTCTTTCGTACGGGCCGCCTGATGACAGAGAGGATCATTGCCATTACCGGTCCGTCAGCTCGTCAGCCCTCTCTTCTGCGCACCCATATAGGGGCCGATATTCATCAACTCTGCCGTGATGAGGGGTCAGGGGCCGGGGTGCGAACCATCTCCGGCTCTGTCCTTGCGGGCCGACAGGTAACAGATGAAGAACACTTTTTAGGCCGTTACCACAATCAAATATGTATGCTCGAGGAGAGTGCGGACAGATCACCTTTTAATTGGGCAATGCCGGGTAGAGATAAATTTTCCGCTCGGCCCATTTTCGCCTCCCTCTTCTCTAAGGGCAAGACGTTTTCAATGAAGACAGCACTCTATGGAGGTTTTCGGGCAATTTATCCTCTGGGCAGCCATGAGCAGGTCATGCCTCTTGATATCCTGGCGACCCCATTTTTGCAGGCCATATCAAATCATAATACCAGTAAGGCAAAGGATCTCGGTTGTCTGGAACTGATAGAAGAAGATCTAGCGCTCTGTAGCTTTGTTTGCCCGGGAAAAAACGAATTTGCTAGTGTTCTTCGTGGCGTATTGGCTAGCATAGAACAGGGCGATTAA
- a CDS encoding NADH:ubiquinone reductase (Na(+)-transporting) subunit B, producing MSVLNTLLRKIEHLFTEGGKGRWYPLYDAFDTFLFGSNLTTKTAPHVRDAIDFKRIMTIVIIALIPCTLMGIWNTGYQANIIIHLQPGAELGGWRSQIMAQVGIDPRSFFSNFIHGALYFLPIYLVTLIVGSFWEGLFNLIRGHEFSEAFLVTSLLFALILPPNIPLWQVAVGISFGVVFVKEAFGGVGRNFMNPALAARAFLFFAYPGQITSDKVWTAVDSVSSATPLSQIASSTGDFSSLAISWQDAFYGMIPGCIGETSALACLIGAAILLLTRIASWRIMLSMTLGALICSSFFWFFLSGDRPIYGIPPYYHLVFGGFAFGLVFMATDPVSAAHTQVGQWLYGLFVGFLVILIRVQNPAYPEGVMFAILLGNVFAPLFDYFVIEANIKRRKLRHV from the coding sequence ATGAGCGTCTTAAATACCTTGTTAAGAAAGATCGAGCACCTTTTTACGGAAGGGGGCAAAGGCCGTTGGTATCCACTCTATGATGCCTTCGATACCTTCCTCTTTGGTAGCAATCTTACGACAAAAACTGCTCCTCACGTGCGAGATGCCATAGATTTTAAAAGGATAATGACGATTGTCATTATTGCCCTCATTCCCTGTACCCTGATGGGTATTTGGAACACAGGTTATCAGGCAAATATTATTATCCATCTACAGCCGGGTGCCGAGTTAGGTGGTTGGCGAAGCCAAATCATGGCTCAGGTCGGTATTGATCCCCGCAGTTTTTTTTCAAACTTTATCCATGGCGCCCTCTATTTCCTGCCCATTTATCTTGTTACCCTTATTGTAGGCTCCTTTTGGGAGGGGCTCTTTAATTTGATTCGCGGTCATGAATTTTCCGAGGCATTTTTGGTCACCAGTCTCCTCTTTGCCCTTATTCTTCCTCCAAATATTCCACTCTGGCAGGTGGCCGTTGGCATTAGCTTTGGGGTGGTTTTTGTTAAGGAGGCCTTTGGAGGAGTGGGACGCAATTTTATGAATCCCGCCCTGGCAGCCCGGGCATTTCTCTTTTTTGCCTACCCAGGGCAGATCACCAGTGACAAGGTCTGGACAGCCGTTGACAGTGTCAGTAGCGCTACTCCTCTTTCTCAAATTGCCTCCAGCACTGGAGATTTCTCATCCCTTGCCATCAGTTGGCAGGACGCCTTTTATGGCATGATCCCCGGCTGTATTGGCGAAACATCTGCCTTGGCCTGTCTCATTGGTGCTGCCATTCTTCTGCTGACCCGGATAGCCTCCTGGCGAATTATGCTCTCCATGACCCTTGGCGCTCTTATTTGCTCCAGCTTTTTTTGGTTCTTCTTGAGTGGCGACAGGCCAATTTATGGTATCCCACCATACTATCATCTGGTATTTGGCGGTTTTGCCTTTGGTCTGGTTTTTATGGCAACGGATCCTGTGTCGGCTGCCCATACGCAGGTGGGGCAGTGGCTCTACGGTCTCTTTGTCGGCTTTTTGGTCATCCTTATTCGGGTCCAGAATCCCGCATATCCGGAAGGGGTCATGTTTGCCATTCTTCTCGGTAATGTCTTTGCCCCACTCTTTGATTACTTTGTCATAGAGGCCAACATAAAGAGGAGGAAGCTACGCCATGTTTGA
- a CDS encoding Na(+)-translocating NADH-quinone reductase subunit C, producing MFDIRVAKPFYSALILAFVCSALVAAAAVGLRPLQEENKKNDQQKNVLYAAGIYDKTKSVDQMFTAVTPRLVDLKTGAYIASDVMTPEEYNQDEARSNERTSRLLPSDEDIARLNRQENISLVYLVKKEGVLSQIILPVRGKGLWSTMFAYVAISSDLNTITGVSFYQHGETPGLGGEITNPRWLAKWQGKKIYDQEGATVFRIAKGRAQGKNIAYRVDGLSGATFTARGVSDLMLFWFGNDGFKPYLSRLEREKYNG from the coding sequence ATGTTTGATATTCGAGTGGCAAAACCCTTTTATTCAGCCTTGATTCTTGCCTTTGTCTGTTCGGCCCTGGTGGCTGCGGCAGCCGTTGGCCTGCGTCCCCTGCAGGAGGAGAATAAAAAAAATGATCAGCAAAAAAACGTTCTCTATGCAGCCGGCATATACGATAAAACCAAGTCCGTTGACCAAATGTTTACGGCAGTCACTCCCCGTCTTGTCGACTTGAAAACAGGGGCCTATATTGCCAGCGATGTTATGACCCCGGAGGAGTACAATCAGGATGAGGCCAGAAGCAATGAGAGGACAAGCAGGCTCCTGCCTTCTGATGAGGATATTGCCAGATTGAATAGACAGGAAAACATTTCCCTGGTTTATCTGGTGAAAAAAGAGGGGGTACTCAGTCAGATCATCCTGCCCGTACGGGGTAAGGGGCTGTGGTCAACCATGTTTGCCTATGTGGCAATCAGTTCTGATCTTAATACCATTACCGGGGTCTCATTTTACCAGCACGGGGAGACTCCCGGCCTTGGTGGTGAGATAACCAATCCACGTTGGTTGGCAAAATGGCAGGGGAAAAAAATCTATGACCAAGAGGGGGCTACGGTCTTTCGCATTGCCAAGGGCAGGGCTCAGGGTAAAAATATTGCCTATCGGGTAGACGGACTTTCCGGGGCGACATTTACTGCCCGGGGTGTCAGTGATCTTATGCTCTTTTGGTTTGGCAATGATGGCTTCAAACCCTATTTGAGCCGATTGGAGAGGGAGAAATATAATGGCTGA
- a CDS encoding NADH:ubiquinone reductase (Na(+)-transporting) subunit D, with translation MADTNRELLLRSIFKRNPIALLVLGVCSALAVTGQMTTALVMAVCVTLVVAFSSLIISLVRFQIPNSVRIGIQITVIATLVILVDQFLKAFYYDLSKQLSIYVGLIITNCIVMGRAEGYAMHNPPIASFVDGIGNGLGYGFILMSVAFFRELLGSGSLFGITVLPLTTDGGWYQRNGLLVLPASAFFLIALLIWLFRTIDPSQQEKE, from the coding sequence ATGGCTGATACTAATAGAGAACTGCTACTACGCTCCATTTTTAAGCGTAATCCTATCGCCCTTCTGGTTCTGGGGGTCTGTTCGGCCCTTGCCGTCACCGGGCAGATGACGACGGCTCTTGTCATGGCTGTTTGTGTTACTCTGGTGGTGGCTTTTTCCAGTCTTATCATAAGTCTGGTCCGTTTTCAAATTCCCAATAGCGTCCGTATTGGCATCCAGATAACCGTTATCGCCACCCTGGTTATTCTGGTGGATCAGTTTCTTAAGGCATTTTACTATGATCTCTCCAAACAGCTCTCCATCTATGTGGGTCTGATTATTACCAACTGTATTGTTATGGGCCGGGCCGAGGGCTATGCCATGCATAATCCCCCTATAGCAAGTTTTGTCGATGGTATTGGTAATGGGCTTGGTTATGGATTTATTCTCATGTCCGTGGCATTTTTTCGTGAGCTCCTTGGCTCGGGTAGCCTCTTCGGGATCACTGTCTTACCACTCACCACCGACGGTGGCTGGTATCAGAGAAATGGTTTATTGGTGCTACCGGCCAGTGCCTTTTTTCTTATTGCCCTGCTGATCTGGTTGTTTAGAACCATTGATCCCAGCCAACAGGAGAAAGAGTAA
- the nqrE gene encoding NADH:ubiquinone reductase (Na(+)-transporting) subunit E: MAHYLDIIVRAIFIENLPLSFFLGMCTFLAISKQVKTAMGLGFAVLVLQIITVPINNLLLTHVLKPGALAWLGQPDLDLRFLGLLTYISIIAAVVQVLEMVLDRFIPALYNSLGIFLPLLTVNCAILGASLFMVERNYTFAESAAYGVGAGGGFFLAVVCLAGIRERLEYANPPAGLKGLGLTFITTGLIAIAFMGFAGMEI; the protein is encoded by the coding sequence ATGGCCCACTATCTTGATATTATCGTCCGCGCTATATTCATAGAGAACCTGCCTCTTAGTTTTTTTCTGGGTATGTGTACCTTTCTTGCCATCTCTAAGCAGGTGAAGACAGCCATGGGGCTGGGCTTTGCCGTCTTGGTTCTGCAGATTATAACCGTGCCCATTAACAATCTCCTGCTTACCCATGTTCTCAAGCCGGGGGCCCTGGCATGGCTTGGTCAGCCCGATCTTGACCTGCGCTTTCTTGGTTTGCTCACCTATATCTCTATTATTGCCGCCGTGGTGCAGGTACTGGAAATGGTCCTGGACCGTTTTATCCCCGCCCTTTACAACAGTCTTGGTATTTTTCTGCCCTTGCTCACCGTCAACTGTGCAATTTTGGGAGCAAGCCTCTTTATGGTGGAGAGAAACTATACTTTTGCCGAGAGTGCGGCCTATGGTGTCGGGGCCGGGGGAGGTTTTTTTCTGGCCGTGGTCTGTCTTGCCGGCATTCGGGAACGTCTTGAATATGCCAATCCTCCTGCTGGTCTGAAGGGGCTGGGCTTGACCTTTATTACTACAGGGCTCATTGCCATCGCCTTTATGGGCTTTGCCGGTATGGAAATATAA
- the nqrF gene encoding NADH:ubiquinone reductase (Na(+)-transporting) subunit F, with translation MNEVYFAILCFVAIQFILVALIVLAKKTLLPSGEVQITINETKECRVPAGGKLLTSLADNGIILSSACGGAGSCGQCRCIVTEGGGSIFLTERSLINNRDANRGMRLSCQVPVKRSMRILVPPEMLEAKKWRCRVASNRNVATFIKEMVLQLPEGESVDFKAGGYIQIEIPAHSLAYKDFDIDERFLSDWTKFKMFQYKSLVATPVTRAYSMANYPGEKGIIKLNVRIATPPPGEVAAPPGKSSSYIFNLQEGDEVTISGPFGDFFMDDSDSEVLLIGGGAGMAPLRSHVFDLFQGKHTGRKVSFWYGGRSLQEVFYQTELNALANEYDNFTYHLGLSDPQEEDNWTGEVGYIHLILYENYLKDHPAPEDINYYLCGPPVMNRSVQEMLDNLGVERTNIHFDDFGG, from the coding sequence ATGAATGAAGTCTATTTTGCCATCCTCTGCTTCGTTGCCATTCAATTCATCCTGGTCGCACTCATTGTCCTGGCTAAAAAAACACTTTTGCCAAGTGGTGAGGTGCAAATAACCATTAACGAGACTAAGGAGTGTCGCGTTCCGGCTGGCGGTAAGCTCCTGACCAGCCTTGCCGACAATGGTATTATCCTCTCCTCGGCCTGTGGTGGGGCAGGAAGCTGTGGCCAGTGCCGGTGCATTGTAACCGAGGGCGGAGGTAGTATTTTTCTTACCGAGCGTTCGCTGATCAATAACCGAGATGCCAATCGGGGTATGCGTCTCTCCTGTCAGGTGCCTGTTAAGAGGTCCATGCGGATCCTTGTCCCGCCTGAAATGCTTGAGGCGAAAAAGTGGCGCTGTAGGGTGGCATCGAACAGAAATGTGGCCACCTTTATTAAAGAAATGGTCCTTCAGCTTCCAGAGGGTGAGAGTGTTGACTTTAAGGCCGGTGGCTATATTCAGATTGAAATTCCTGCCCATAGCCTTGCCTATAAAGATTTTGATATTGATGAGCGTTTTCTGTCGGATTGGACAAAGTTTAAGATGTTTCAGTATAAGTCTCTGGTCGCAACTCCTGTCACCCGGGCCTATTCCATGGCCAACTATCCTGGGGAAAAGGGGATCATCAAGCTCAACGTCCGAATTGCCACGCCCCCTCCCGGTGAGGTGGCCGCGCCTCCGGGTAAGTCATCCTCATATATATTTAATCTTCAGGAGGGGGATGAGGTAACCATCAGTGGCCCCTTTGGCGATTTTTTTATGGACGATAGTGATTCTGAGGTGCTTCTCATCGGTGGAGGTGCAGGAATGGCTCCACTGCGCAGCCATGTCTTTGATCTCTTTCAGGGCAAGCATACTGGGCGTAAGGTCTCTTTTTGGTATGGTGGTCGGAGTCTGCAGGAGGTGTTTTATCAGACAGAGTTGAACGCCCTTGCCAATGAATATGATAATTTCACATATCATTTGGGGCTTTCTGATCCGCAAGAGGAGGACAACTGGACTGGGGAGGTCGGGTATATCCATCTCATCTTATATGAGAATTATCTCAAGGATCATCCTGCCCCTGAGGATATCAACTACTATCTCTGTGGTCCGCCAGTAATGAACAGGTCAGTACAGGAGATGCTTGATAATCTGGGTGTTGAGCGGACAAATATTCACTTTGATGATTTTGGAGGGTAG
- a CDS encoding (Fe-S)-binding protein encodes MKKGQTKKGPEKECARCGACTVVCPVYRASGGKEFYSSRGRQHLQKIGEDASGADVKDIFSKCLLCGACSQVCPRGIDTLAHVRQVRSEITVIPGGYKKYLAGKALERPQMLVHLRKIALHLDRLLAKGLPAESGLRLRLAMLSEDHLTDSKESEATAPCPLPTDPDLQPLLYFPGCATSYITPALLEKHRRFFATLGYSLQVPTGLSCCGLSAFSAGDLAGARRLAEKNIIALEKTEGPILVSCASCFFQLHSLENVFADEKAWQERAKRISGRCVELTEFLQTLKKDEKKSEEKAVNEQKNLRVFYHDPCHFRNELNIVDEPRKLLKECSGIELVELADGPQCCGMGGLFSLAAMKISTAIRDDLRDKVLALNPDIITTTCSGCLMQWRSAVASAGSTIKVVHLTEILAKHRHFQQGKKRAGSST; translated from the coding sequence ATGAAAAAAGGGCAGACAAAAAAAGGGCCGGAAAAAGAGTGCGCCCGCTGTGGTGCCTGCACAGTGGTCTGCCCTGTTTACAGGGCAAGTGGTGGCAAAGAATTTTACTCTTCCCGCGGCCGACAACACCTGCAAAAAATAGGGGAAGATGCCTCGGGCGCCGACGTTAAAGATATATTCTCCAAATGCCTGCTCTGTGGTGCTTGCTCGCAGGTATGCCCTCGGGGAATCGACACCCTTGCCCATGTCCGGCAGGTACGTAGTGAAATCACTGTAATACCGGGTGGCTACAAAAAATACTTGGCAGGCAAAGCGCTTGAACGCCCTCAAATGCTTGTCCACCTACGCAAGATTGCTCTGCACCTTGACAGATTACTAGCCAAAGGACTACCTGCCGAGAGTGGCCTACGCCTGCGTCTGGCCATGTTAAGTGAAGATCATCTGACAGACAGTAAAGAGTCGGAGGCGACAGCCCCCTGCCCGTTGCCTACAGACCCTGATCTCCAGCCACTGCTTTACTTTCCCGGTTGTGCTACCAGCTATATCACCCCTGCCCTGCTGGAGAAACACCGTCGTTTCTTTGCCACCCTAGGCTACAGTCTTCAGGTGCCGACAGGACTTTCCTGCTGTGGGCTCAGTGCCTTTTCTGCTGGAGATCTGGCCGGGGCAAGAAGGCTTGCAGAAAAAAACATTATCGCCTTAGAAAAAACAGAGGGACCGATTCTGGTCAGCTGCGCCTCCTGCTTCTTCCAACTGCACTCCCTGGAAAATGTTTTCGCAGATGAGAAGGCATGGCAGGAACGGGCCAAACGGATCAGCGGACGCTGTGTCGAGCTGACTGAATTTTTGCAGACCTTGAAAAAGGACGAGAAAAAGAGCGAAGAGAAGGCAGTAAACGAACAAAAGAATCTACGGGTATTTTACCACGACCCCTGTCATTTCCGCAACGAGCTGAATATCGTCGATGAACCTCGTAAGCTACTCAAAGAATGTAGCGGAATAGAGCTGGTGGAACTGGCAGATGGCCCCCAGTGCTGTGGCATGGGAGGCCTGTTTTCCCTTGCGGCGATGAAAATATCCACTGCTATCCGTGACGATCTGAGAGATAAGGTCCTGGCCCTTAACCCTGATATCATCACCACCACCTGCTCCGGCTGCCTGATGCAGTGGCGCAGTGCCGTTGCCTCGGCGGGTTCAACGATTAAGGTAGTACACTTAACGGAAATATTGGCCAAGCATCGTCATTTCCAGCAGGGCAAGAAAAGGGCGGGTAGCTCCACCTAA
- the prfB gene encoding peptide chain release factor 2 (programmed frameshift) produces the protein MAIDDGAAVSKQKITELRARLQALKEHLDLAHLIEKLEELERQTLAPNFWNDAATAQKIQKEHGQIQDKVKGWQNKWDDLEESEMLLEMAAEEGDQEIEQEIALKLGSFANALAAIELECMFIGEHDSCNAIISIHAGAGGTEAQDWTDILLRMYLRWAERHKFKTEILDLLPGDEAGTKSITILIKGQWAYGYLRSELGIHRLVRISPFDTSGRRHTSFASVMVMPELDNTVDVDIDEKDLRVDTYRASGAGGQHVNKTDSAIRLTHLPTGVVVQCQNERSQHRNKEMAMKMLIAQIYQLEKQKKADQQEGLHGEKKGISWGSQIRSYVLQPYRLIKDHRTDFEAGNVDAVLDGGLDGFIKAFLLWGK, from the exons ATGGCTATTGATGATGGAGCAGCGGTCTCTAAACAAAAAATCACTGAACTGAGGGCCAGACTGCAGGCCTTGAAGGAGCATCTT GACTTAGCTCATCTTATAGAAAAACTAGAAGAGCTGGAACGTCAGACCCTTGCCCCCAATTTTTGGAATGATGCTGCCACTGCCCAAAAGATACAAAAAGAGCATGGCCAGATTCAGGATAAAGTTAAAGGCTGGCAGAATAAGTGGGACGACCTCGAAGAGAGTGAAATGCTTCTTGAGATGGCCGCCGAAGAGGGTGACCAGGAAATTGAGCAGGAAATTGCGCTGAAGCTAGGGAGCTTTGCCAACGCCCTGGCCGCCATCGAGCTGGAGTGCATGTTCATCGGTGAACATGACAGCTGCAACGCCATTATTTCTATCCACGCAGGTGCCGGTGGAACCGAGGCCCAGGATTGGACTGATATTCTCCTACGTATGTATCTGCGCTGGGCGGAACGCCATAAATTTAAGACCGAGATCCTTGATTTACTCCCCGGTGATGAGGCAGGTACCAAGAGTATTACCATTCTGATCAAGGGGCAATGGGCCTATGGTTATCTGCGTTCAGAGCTTGGCATCCATCGCCTGGTACGGATCTCTCCCTTTGACACCAGTGGCAGACGCCACACCTCCTTTGCCTCGGTGATGGTCATGCCAGAACTCGATAATACGGTTGATGTTGATATCGACGAAAAAGATCTGCGGGTAGATACCTATCGTGCCAGTGGCGCAGGTGGTCAGCATGTAAATAAGACCGACTCGGCAATTCGTTTAACCCATCTGCCGACCGGCGTTGTTGTCCAGTGCCAAAATGAAAGGTCTCAACATCGCAATAAAGAGATGGCAATGAAGATGCTTATTGCCCAGATATATCAGCTCGAAAAGCAAAAAAAAGCAGATCAGCAGGAAGGACTGCACGGCGAGAAGAAGGGCATCTCCTGGGGAAGCCAGATTCGTTCCTATGTACTGCAACCATATCGTCTAATTAAGGATCATCGTACAGATTTTGAGGCAGGTAATGTCGATGCTGTACTTGACGGCGGTCTCGATGGCTTTATCAAGGCCTTCCTACTCTGGGGAAAATAA